In Manis pentadactyla isolate mManPen7 chromosome 3, mManPen7.hap1, whole genome shotgun sequence, a single window of DNA contains:
- the CD274 gene encoding LOW QUALITY PROTEIN: programmed cell death 1 ligand 1 (The sequence of the model RefSeq protein was modified relative to this genomic sequence to represent the inferred CDS: inserted 1 base in 1 codon): MRMFSIFIFMAYCYLLKAFTITVTKDLYVVDYGSNVTLECKFPVGKQLDLLALIVYWQMEDKKIIQFVNGKEDLKVQHSSYNQRAQLLKDQLFLGKAALEITDVKLQDAGVYCCLISYGGADYKRITLKVNAPYRTINQRISVDPVTSEHELMCQAEGYPEAEVTWTSSDQQVLSGKTTITNSXKEEKLFNVTSTLRINTTANEIFYCTFQRSGLEENSTAELVIPEPLLVPGNKRIHLVILGAVFFFLVVALTVIIYQKRDVKLMDVEKCGTQDTNSRKQNDTQFEET, translated from the exons ATGAGGATGTTTAGTATCTTTATATTCATGGCCTACTGTTATTTACTGAAAG CATTTACTATCACAGTCACCAAGGACCTATATGTGGTAGACTATGGCAGCAATGTGACACTGGAATGTAAATTCCCAGTAGGAAAACAATTAGACTTGCTTGCATTAATTGTCTACTGGCAAATGGAGGATAAGAAAATTATTCAATTTGTGAATGGAAAGGAAGACCTGAAGGTTCAGCACAGTAGCTACAACCAGAGGGCCCAACTGTTGAAGGACCAGCTCTTCTTGGGAAAGGCTGCACTTGAGATCACAGATGTGAAACTGCAGGATGCGGGGGTTTACTGCTGCTTGATCAGCTATGGTGGTGCTGACTACAAGAGGATTACTTTGAAAGTCAATG CCCCGTATCGCACAATCAACCAAAGAATTTCTGTGGATCCAGTCACCTCTGAACATGAACTAATGTGTCAGGCTGAGGGTTATCCTGAGGCTGAAGTCACCTGGACAAGCAGTGACCAGCAAGTCCTGAGTGGCAAAACCACCATCACCAATT GAAAGGAAGAGAAGCTTTTCAATGTGACCAGCACACTGAGAATCAACACAACAGCTAATGAGATTTTCTACTGTACTTTTCAAAGATCAGGTCTTGAGGAAAACAGTACAGCTGAGTTGGTCATCCCAG aaccACTTCTGGTTCCAGGAAATAAGAGGATTCACTTGGTGATTCTGGGagctgtcttttttttccttgttgtaGCCCTGACAGTCATCATCTACCAAAAAAGAGATG tgaaactaatggatgtggagaaatgtgGCACCCAAGATACAAACTCAAGGAAACAAAATG ATACACAATTTGAGGAGACGTAA